TTCGCTTCCCGGTAGGCTCCAGGGAGCACGTGTGCCTTCCACTGTCCTCCCGGCCGGGTGTATAGCACCCACAGGAACGGCCGCTCCTCATCGCCCGGCTTCCAGCGCGCGGTGACGCTGAGGCCATCCGGCTCGACGGAAAGCTCCAGCGTGGGCCGCGCCGGCAGGCGGTCGTCCAGCCACGTGGAGGCCGGCGGGAGCGCTCTGACCGCGTAAAGTTCCTTAAGACCATCCGCCAGAGCCTGATTGCGCTGCAACGCCTTGAAGCTGAAGTGCACGTTCCCCGAGGCTCCCTCCTGTTGGCGGGTCACGCGCACCTGCTCCAGGATCTCGCTGACGGGCCAGTCCTCCAGCACCTTACTGGTGAAGTTGCCCGGCCAGATATGTCGGCCCTGCCTGTTCTCTTGCACCCAGTATCTTAGAAGCACCGGGTAGCTCTGGGCCCGGGCCTCGATCTTCCAGTAGAGCTGCGGCGTCCAGTAATCCAGCCACCCTTCGTGGAGCCACTTGCGAGCGTCGGCATAAAGCTCCGAGTACTGGTCGAACCCCTGGATGCCCGGAGGGTAGCCCGGCCGGTAGATGCCAAACGGGCTGATGCCGAACTTGACGTGCGGCTTTACCTTCCTCAACTCGGCATACAGCCGCTGGATGAAGTTGTTCACATTTTCCCGGCGCCAGTCGTCCCGCGAGAGCGTACCGCCGCCCTTGCGATATTCCTGCCAGCTCCGCTCGTCCGGAAAGTCCAGGATCTTGCCGTCCGGCCCTCTCTCCTTATAGGGGTAAAAGTAGTCGTCAATGTGAATGCCGTCCACGTCGTAGCGGCGCGCCACGTCCAGCATGACGGCGATGGAATGATCCTGCACAGCTTTCTCGCCTGGGTCCAGCCAGAGGTACCTTCCGTACTGCTTCACCAGCTCTGGGCGCTTCTTGCTGACGTGGTCCGGCGAGATCGGAGACTTGCCCTGCGGATGCCGCGCCCGGTACGGGTTGAACCAGGCGTGCAGCTCGATGCCTCTGCGGTGCGCCTCCTCGATGGCGAAGGCCAGCGGGTCGTAGAACGGCTCGGGAGCCTTGCCCATCGTCCCTGTCAGGAACTCCGACCACGGCTCCAGGCTGGACTCATACATCGCGTCGCATGCCGGACGAACCTGGAAGATCAGGGCATTCAGGTTCAGCTCGGCGGCGCGGTCCATAATGCGCACCAGCTCTGACTTCTGCTGATCCACGCTCAGCCCTGGCCGCGATGGCCAGTCAATGTTCGCCACCGTGGCGATCCAGGCCGCCCGGAACTCCCGGGGGGGTGAAGGGATAGCATGCAGCTCTTCCTCGGTCAGTGGAACGCTCTGCGCGCTGCACCCAGAGGTTAGGGCAAGAATCAGCAGGATGAGGGTCGTGAGCCTGGCTTTCAGGGACATCATCGGCGCACCTCTTTCGGTAATCCCGGACCGCCCCGTGCTCCTTTGCGCTTCGGGGGGTGTTGCGGAACCGTTACCGCAGTGTTCGGCGTCTGGCTCGTGTTTATCCTCCCGGCATCTTCCGCCAGCTCTTCCAGGGCTGTGCAGTCTAGATGGTCAGTATTTATACCTGATTTGGGGCCAGAGAGGTGTATTCGGGTTTGCAGCGGTGTATATTTGTTATCGCTCTGTTACGGAAGTGTCTCGCCCGGTGCAGCCGGCCGGCATTGACATAACAGCGGATTGCTGCAATCCAGCCTGCCGCCCCCTCAAAGCAGGGGGCGAAAGAAAGGAGAACGGGGCCTGCCAGAAGGTGCGGCACATCTGGCAGGTCCCGGTCTCTGCCGTGGGAGGCCTGCAAACACAACCAGGATCGCTTGTCCCAGCGACCGGAGCAGCGAGGGGTACAACCCCGGCAAGATCCGGGCAGGGTGGGAGAGCGAAGCGAGCCTGCCAGGTCTACCCTTGCCCGGACCTGGCAGGCCGTCTTTTTCAGAGAGACTTCTTTTTCAGGCGCTTGCCAGTGCGGCTTTGACGCAGCTCTCCAGCGTTTCCAGACCCTCCAGGAGCACGTCGCGCTGGATGTTCAAAGGAGGGTTCACCTTGATGGCACCGCCGCCCACACCCACCGGCGCGAACAGCATCACCCCGCACTCCACGGCGCGCCGCACCACTTCGAACGCCAGGTCCGGGTCCGGCTCAGTGGTTCCCGGACGCACGAACTGCAGCGCCATCACCAGTCCTGCGCCGTCCGCCCGACCGATCCTTCCGCTGGAGGCCGCCATCATACGGGCGCCCGCATCCAGCAGATCACGCTCCAGCTCTTTCGCGTGCTCAACCAGCCCTTCTTCCAGAATGACCTCGATATTCGCCAGGGCGGCGGCCGCACAGACCGGGTTGGCGGAGTGGGTGGAGGTCATTTCGCCCGGTCCGTAAAGACCCATCATTTCGTCGGTCCCCGCCACTGCGGAAAGGGGCATCCCTCCAGAGATCCCCTTCCCGAAGCAAGCCAGGTCCGGTACGATTCCGTAGTGCTGGAACCCGAACATTTTGCCCGTGCGGCCGAATCCCGCCTGCACCTCATCGAAGATGAGCGCCGCGCCGTTGGCGTCGCACCACGCGCGAAGATCCCTTGCATACTGCTCCGGCATCAACTTCGCGTTGCATCCTTGATAGGTCTCGCTGAGGACGCCGGCTACCTGCTCGGGACGCACACCTTTCTGGGCCAGGGTTTTCTCAAACAGGGCGAACGACGTGTCCGGGCAGCGGAAACCATCCGGATAGGGGACCTGCACGAAATCCGGACAGCCGCAGCCGATCCACGTCTTCAGGGCAGGGATGCCTCCGGCGAGCTGTGAGCCCATGGTGCGCCCATGGAAAGCGTTGTCGAATCCGACAATGACCCTGCGCTGTGTCTCTCCGCGGGTCACGGCGCGTGTCTTGGCCAGTTTGATGGCGCACTCCACCGCCTCCGATCCCGTCGTCAGAAGGAACACCCGGTGCAGAGGCGGCGGCATGAGAGAGCTGAGCTTCTCCACCAGCCGGGCGCGCACGTCGGTGGGGAAGCAGTAGGCGTGATACAGGTGCTTTTCCGCCGTCTCGCGGATCGCCGCCACCACCCGGGGGTGATGGTGCCCCACGCTGGTCACCAGCACTCCCGAGCTGAAGTCTATCCACTGGTTGCCGTACGGGTCGCGGATGAAGCTGCCTTCGCCTGAATCCCAGATAACCGGCGGCTGCCCGCCCATGGAGCGGGGCTCGGCGTCGCGCAGCTTCTGCAGGATGGGTATGGACTCCGGAACAGGGATGGGAGTGACGATGCGGCGATACGCGGTCTCAATGCGCTCGACCTGGCGCGGTTCAAGCGGAAATTCTCTGGTTGCCAATGCGGGTCCTCTTCTGCGGTGTGTGTGAAGCGATAATGCCCACCCCTCTCCCCAGTTGAGTTCGACTTGCGCGCCCGGACCTCCTGCCTCATACCGTCTCTGTGCCGCACCAGCGGACGATGAGCCGCGCCAGCGCCCGCGCTGCGTCGCGAATCTCCTCCAGCGCCACCTTCTCCCAAGCGGAATGCGCATCCCGCAGGTCGCCCGGCCCAAAAACTACCGTCGGGATGCCCGCCCGGAGATGGATCAGGCGGGCGTCGCAGGACGCCAGAAAACCGGAGATCTGCGCTCGCCCACGAACCTCCGCCACCTGCTGCGCAAGCAACGTGGGCAGGGGATGGGCCACGTCCAGGGCGTAAGGAGCGTTAGCAAGCCCATCGAAGCGGATCTCAGCATCCACTCTGTGGCGTTGCCGAGCCTCACGCACCGCCGACTCCAACCCTGAGCGCACCTCCTCCAGCGAGGCGTTCGGAAGAAAACTGACAGCACCCCTGGCCTCGGCCGTGGCCGGAACGGTGGAGGGCCAGTCACCGGCGTGGACCTCACCGATATTCACGTGCACCGGGCTGGGATGGGACGGAAACAGGGGCACGTCCCGGGACCGCTCAACCAGGGCCTCTCCGAACGCGCGTACTCCCGCCAGCACCTTTTCCAGATCCTCGAAGGCGCTCTGCCCCTCCCACCAGCGTCCCATATGGGTGGCCTTCCCACGGACCAGGATGCGGAACCACAGCGCGCCGCGATTGGCCGGATGCACTTCCAGGCGCGAGGGCTCCAGCACCACGCATCCGTCTGCCCGCCCGCCTGTCCGGATCCATGCCAGTGTGCCGTTGCCCCCGGCCTCCTCCTCCACCACGCTGAGCCCCACGCATTCGCCGGTTGGTTCCAGGCCCGCTTCCCTGACTGCCAGCATCGCCAGGCACATTGTAACCACCTGCCCTTTAGCGTCGCAGGCTCCGCGTCCGCAAATGACGTTGTTCTCCCTATGGACGGCGTATCCCGAGGTTGCCTCAGGCGGCACTACGTCCATGTGGGTGTTCAAAACGAGGGTTTTCCCGCCGGCGGCTCTCCCGATGCGCATCCGCACGTTGGGAGCGTGACGCCCGTCCGCCTGACAGGGCACGTAGTCCGCATCGCTCTCCAGCTCAGGATCCACCTCCTGCAGAAAACACTCCATGCCGCGGCCCATTAGCCAGCGGAGCAGGGTAAGTTGCGCCTCGCCCTCCGAGCCCGCCGGCGACGGGACCTGGATGAGCCGCTCCAGAAGCACGGCCGCATCCTCCAGCATACCATCAATGGCGCGGTCCAAGCGGTGGCCTGCGTCCCGTGGCTCCTCTGTCGTCATCTGCTCCGGATTTCCTGCTCCAGCCGATCCAACTCCGCCCGGATGTTCTGGAGCCGCTGAAGCACCTCCGCCTGCGGGCCGGATGCGTCCCGCTCCTTCTCATACTCGGCCTTTGCGGTCTCCAGGTTGTTCAGCACCACGGCGATGAACAGGTTCACCACCACGAATACCGCAATGACCACGTAGCTCCCGTAAAACGCCCAAGCCCACGGGTGCTCTCCTTCGGTCGCGCGCATCACTTCCACCCATCCCTCCAGCGTCAGGATCTGGAAGAGTGTCATCAGCGATCGCGCGAGGGTCCCCCAGTGCTCCGGGTCGTCGTTGTGGAACGAGTGATAGCCCAGCACTCCATAGACATAGAGGAGCAGAGAGAGCAGCAGGGTGACGTGTCCGAGGGATGGGATGGAACGCAGCATCGTCGCCACGATGAGGCGGAGTTCCTCCGACACGGACACCACACGCACCACTCTCAGCAACCTCGCGACGCGCGCGATATTGGCGAAAGCTCCCGTCTGAGGCAAAAGCGACGCGGAGACGATCAAGAAGTCGAAAACATTCCAGCCGTTGGCAAAGAAGCGGTGATAGCGCGGTCCGCAGGCCAGGATGCGGATGATGATCTCCACCACAAAGATGATCTGAATGGCCACGTTGATGGCGTGGAACAGATCTCCGAAGGCACTCATCAGCCTGGCGGAGGTCTCCAGACCCATCACCACGGCGGTGAAAACGATGATCCCGAGGATGGCGTTCTGGAAGAGCCGGCTCTCGGCGATGCGGCGGCAGACTCCTGTCATCGTGAGTTTTGAGGATTCCTTTCCGTTGCCCGGCGGACGCCGGGAGGTTTCAGAGTGCGGCCACTATCCGCGGGCCACTTCCGGGGATTCCCTCCAGGCTGCGGCGGCCGCCGTCGAAAGGCCACCGCCCGAGCTGAACGCCACAAGGGCCCATGCGCGCGCCGGATCCAGCAGGAAGGCATCCAGCAACAATACGTATGCCGTCGCCGCGATGATTCCGATGGCGGCCCCGGCAACCCCTCCGCTCAGCAGGTTCTGCCGGAGAAACCTGCCGGAGGCCTCGGCTGCGGCAAGACCGCCTCCCAGCGCCCCCAGAAGGGCGAAGCCGGCCACGCACCAAGCCAGAGCAGGCGTCTGGAACAGACTGGCTGGCCCTCCCGTGGCCATCAGATAGGCCAGCCCGGCCATCGCTCCCAGCGCCAGTCCCGTCAGGCTTCTCAGAGTCAGCAGCCCGGTGCGCTCGGGTGCGAAAGCCACCGGAGAGGTGGGGACCTGCCGGCCCGTGGCCCGAAATGCCGCTTCCAGCGGCTCGGCTCCTGGCCGCGAGAAATATTCCTCCAGAGTGCGGTACGCGTGGATGATGCGCTTGAGCTCCTCTTCCGCGCCAGGACGCCCGGGATTCAGATCGGGATGGCACGCGCGGACGCGCCGGCGGAATGCCTGCCGGACCGACTTTCTATCCACTCTGCCCCTCAGTCCCAGGACCTCATAACATTCACTGAGGGGCATAGGGCGACGGTTCTTTCCTGTCTCCTTTGCCAACAGTGTCTTCCCGGATACTTCAGCTTCGCAAAATTCATTGTAACAGCTGCGGTGCCCGTTCGAAAACGTCCACCTCAGCAGTACAAATAAAAATAACCCGCGTGCGGGTCGGGGTTCAGCGTGTTGCCGCGAGCATCGGTCGGGCGTTCTCGTCTGTCCGGCAAGGCAGTCTCTGCCCTCACGCGCTCCTCCCCGTAAATGCCGGCGGCCTTGCTCCGAGATTGCAGTCCGGGCTCACCGCCACTCGACGGCTACGATGTCCTGCAACTCGCTGAGGCGGCCCGTCAGCTCCGGGATGTCCAGACCTCCAGGGCGATAGACCGAGAGGGCCAGCGTCCCCACGCCGCCACCCAGCCCGGCCAGGGTGCCGGCGCTCCGCACCTCGATTCCCATGTCGTCCAGCAGGTCCACCACCTGGCGCATGGTCTTCTTGGCGTTGGTGCAGGTGACGAACAGCTCCCGGGAGTCCCTCCATCCCTCCAGAAAGCGCTCGATCCTCCGGATGATGGTCAGCGTGGCCCAGATGACCAACGTGGCGATGAGCGCCGTATAGATCATCCTCCCGCCTAGCCCCACGGCAAGCCCGACGCCCGCCACTGCCCAGAGGGTGGCCGCCGTCGTCAGGCCGCGCACCACACTGCCGTGATGGATGATTGTCCCCGCTCCCAGGAATCCTACACCCGTCACGATCTGCGCCGCGATGCGTCCGGCATCGCCCGTGGTTCCTGCAACCTGCCGTGAGGCGATGGTGAAGAGCGTGGCTCCAACACCCACCAGAATGTGCGTCCGTAACCCGGCCGGGCGGCCATGCAGCTCCCGCTCGAATCCCACAACGCTTGCGAACACCACGGACAGCACCAGTTGTCCCGTGACGTTCAGCAGATAATCCCAGGTTGCCATCTGCCGCCGATCCTTATCCGTTCCCGGTGAGGGGACCGTTCAGCGGGCCGCCGCTTCCGCCTCCGCCGCCGCCCGGTCCAATTCCGAGATGAGCGCGCGCCGCATCGCCAGCGTGCGCTCCACGATATCGGTCACCGCCACCTCTTCGCGCACGTCCCGCCCGCGCACCCGCAACTCCACCCAGCCGTCCCGCGCTCCGCGCCCCACCACTATCTGCAACGGGATGCCGATCAGATCGGCGTCCTTGAACTTTACACCGGCCCGCTCATCCCGGTCGTCCAGCAGGACGGAGATGCCGGCCTGTTGCAGCATTGCGAAGATCTCTTCAGCCACCTGGATGTCCTGCGCCGCGTTCAGACAGACCAGCGTCACATCGAAGGGCGCCACCGTCGCCGGCCACAGAAGGCCGTCCACATCGGCGTTCTGTTCCGCGATGGCCGCCACCGCCCGGCTCACCCCCAGTCCGTAGCTACCCAGATAGACCGGGCGCTCCTGTCCGGCCGCATCCTGAAAATACGCCCCCATCGCCTCGCTGAAACGGGTGCCGATCTGGAAGATGTGCGCCATCTCAATGCCGTAAAGCGCTTCCAGCTCGCCTCCGCAGCGGGGACAGGGATCTCCGTCGCACGCCGCCCGCAGATCCGCCCAAAGATCCACCTGAAAATCCCGGCCCTCATTGACATTCAGCACGTGAGCGTCCGCATGGTTGGCCCCGGCCACCCAGTTGCCTCCGATCTGCAGTTCGCGGTCGGCGATGATGCGCACACCCTCCAGACCCTGGGGGCCGGCGAAGCCCACCGGCGCGCCGGTGATCCGCTCCACCACATCGGCGGAGGCCATCTCCACGGCCACCCCGCCCAGAGCCCGCTCCAGCTTGGCCTCGTTCAGATCCCGGTCTCCCCGCACCAGCGCAGCCACCACGTCGCCATTCTGAGTGCAGTAAAGCAGCGTCTTGATCAGCTTTTCAGCCGGCACCTGCAGGAACGCCGTGACCTCCTCCACCGTACGCATCCCGGGAGTCCGGACCAGCTTCGGCGGGTCTGCTTCGATGGGCTCGGCGGGTCCGGGGTCGCCCAGCTCGCAGCGGTCGGAATCCGCCGCATATCCGCAGGAGTCGCACAGGAAGACCAGGTCTTCGCCCGAGTCCACCAGAGTCACGAAGCGGTGGTTCGTGCTGCCGAAACCGTCCGGGTCGGCCTCCACCGTCACGAAGTCCAGGCCCATGCGCGCCAGCGCCCGCACATAGGCCACGCGCATCTTGCCGTAAGCCCTGTCCAGGCACTCCTGCGAAGCGTGGAAGCTGTAGCAGTCGTGCATCATGAACTCGCGGCAGCGTAGCACCCCGCCGCGCGGCCGCGGCTCGTCGCGGAACTTGATCTGCACCTGATACAGCAGCAGGGGAAGCTGGCGGTAGCTGCGCACCTCGGAGCGGATCAGGTCCGTCGCCACCTCCTCGTGCGTCATCCCCAGAACCAGGTCCCGTCTGGAGCGGTCCTGCAACCGGAACAGGACGTCCATTCCCGTGCGCCCGGTCTCCTCCCAGAGTTCCAGGGGCTGCAGCGCAGGAAACAGCACCTCTTGCGCTCCGGCACGCTCCGACTCCTCGCGCACCAGCGCCGCGATCCGCCGCAGCACCCGCCGTCCCAGAGGCAGCCATGAGTAGACACCGCTGGCCAGCTTGCGCATGTACCCCGCCCTCAGCAGGAGCCTGTGGCTGATGAGCTCCGCTTCTGAAGGGATCTCCCTCTGGGTGGGTATGAACGCCTGAGAGTATCTCACTTTGCCCCCGCCTCGGCTCCGCCGGTCTCCACCTCGACACGCACGCCCCGTTCTTCCGGAGCCTCATCCCGTCCGGGTGTTCCGGAGAGGTCCATCTCCACTGCCACTTCGCCGCATGCTTCGAAGAACCTGCATTTGAAGCAGTCGCGCCAGATCTTCTGAGGAAACCGCGAGCGCGGCACCCGCCGGAACCCCAGCTTCTCGAAGAACTCCGGCTTCAGCGTAAGCGCAAACACTCGCGTGAGGCCCAGATCCCGCGCTTCGCGCAGGCACTCCAGCACCAGCTTCCGTCCCAGTCCGCGCCCCTGATACTCGCGGCTCACGACCAGCGAGCGGATCTCCGCAAGGTCGTAGTCCATCACGTGAAGCGCCACACATCCGCAAAGCTGGCCATCCTCGCACGCCACGTGGAAGTCGCGAAGGATCTCGTAAAGCTCATCCTCGGACCTGTGCAGCATCTCTCCCAGGTCGGCGTGCTCGTTGACCAGCCTGGCGATATGGGGCACGTCTCCGGCTCTGGCGCCTCTGATCTGCATATCGTGCATTGTCTCCTGCTCTCGCGCAGAATGCAAACAGCGGCCGCGTGCGACGCAGCCGCTGCCCGGGTTCCCTCCGGTATCCTCCGGAGATGGGCGCGCGGGCTACTCTTTCCGCGGCTCCTCCCCGTCTCCGGCCGCCGCGATCCTCTCCACGTGACGCACCAGTTCGTCCACCATTTCGCTTTCCGGCACCTTCCCGAGCTGCTCCCCACGCGCGAAGATCAATCCCACGCCGCCCCCGCCGGCCAGCCCCACGTCGGCCATCCTCGCCTCGCCGGGGCCATTCACCACGCACCCCATAACAGCCACACGCAGCGGCCGCGACGTCTTGATGTGCTGCAGCCGTTCTTTTACCGCCTCCGCAGTGCCATGCAAGTCTATGTCGCAGCGTCCGCACGACGGACAGGCCACGATGGTAATACCTCCCTCGCGAAGGTCCAGGCACTCCAGAAGCTGCTTGCCCACCCGGATCTCCTCCACCGGGTCCGCTGTCAGGGAGACCCGGATGGTGTCCCCGATGCCCATCGCCAGAAGCGCCCCGATCCCAACGCAGGAGCGGATGGTGCCCTCGAAGGGCAGGCCGGCCTCGGTGATCCCCAGATGCAGAGGATAGTCCGTCAGCTCCGCCATCATCCGGTAGGCCGCGATGGTCGTCGGCACTTCGAACGACTTCAACGAGATCACAATATCGTGAAACCCTTCCTCCTCCAGTATGCGCACCTCGTCCAGCGCGCTCTGGACAAGGGCCTGCGGCGTGGGAGGTCCGTAGCGCTCCGTATCCAGCGATCCGGAGTTCGCTCCCACCCTGATGGGGATCATTCGCTCTTTCGCGGCCCGCACCACCTCACGGATCTTCTGCGGGTCCCGGATGTTGCCGGGGTTCAAGCGGAGCTTGTCAATGCCCGCCTCAATGGCCTTGAGCGCCAGAATGTGACTGAAGTGGATGTCCGCCACCAGCGGCACAGGAGACTGGCGGCGGATTTCGGGAATGGCTTCCGCATCGCGGTGATGCGGGACCGCGATACGCACAATGTCCGCTCCCGCCTCCGCCAGCTCGTTGATCTGGCGCACAGTGGCGTCTATGTCATGGGTCTTCGTGGTGCACATGGACTGGAGCGCGACCGGCGCATCGCCGCCGATCCCGACTCCGCCCACATTCACCATCCTGCTTTTGCGTCTTTGTATCATTATTTCAAGCCCAAGTGTCCGGCTGGGACAATCCGGACGGGTCAGCGTGTCTTTTTGAGGTTACGGTTTACTGAAATATAGTGTGGTGATGTCCTTGGCCAGCACCAGGACGATGATCACCGCCAGGGTCGCCAGCCCCACCACCAGCGCGGTCTGTTGCGCCCGAGCGCTCAGCCGCCGCCTCCGCACCGCCTCAACGCTGAGCAGCAACAGATGCCCTCCGTCCAGCACAGGGATGGGCAGCAGGTTCAGCACCGCGAAGTTCAGGCTCAGCATGGCCGTGAGGATGATCAGATCCGCCGCCCCGCGTTTTGCCGCGTCGTGCGTTGCGTTGATGATTGCCAGCGGTCCGCCCGCCTCCTGCTTCAACCGGCCAAGCGAGCTGATGACGCCCAGAAGCTGGCGCACCATTCCAAAGCTGATCTCGGTGCCCTTCCGAATGGAGTCCCACACCCCCAGCCGCTGGATCTCGGCTCCGGGGGTGAACCCCAGCCGTCCCACCACGCGGGACCCTTCCCGGTCGCTGCGGCTCGTGGGATACAGGGTTACCAGCCGGCCATCCCGCTCCACCACTACCTTGAAGGTCTGACCGGGACGGGAGCGGATCTCTCGCATCATCTCCTCGCCGGTCTCGATGCGCTTGCCCGCGATCTCAACGAACCGGTCGCCCGGCTTCAGCCCCACCTTCTCCGCGGGAGATCCGGGCTGGACGGATACCACGGTGGGCTTGCCGACAGGCAGCCCTGCGGTCATCCCGATGGAGCAGAAGATCAGGTAGCCGAACAGGAAGCTGGCCAGGGGCCCCGCAAAGATCACTCCCATCCGCTTCCAGACGCTTTGCGCGTTGAACCCGTCCGGCGGCGATTCCTCCCCCGGGTCCATTCCGGCGATCCGCACGAACCCTCCGGCGGGTATGGGCCGGATGTTGTACTCCGTGCCACCCCGGCGGAGCACCGTCCACTTCCCTGGGCCGAAGCCGACGGCGAATTCCTCCACCCGCATCCCTGCCGCCTTGGCGGCCAGGAAATGCCCCAGCTCGTGGGCCACCACCAGCGCCACGATCGCCGCAATGACCCCCAGCACGGGAAGGATCGTCGATAGGGCTGAGCCCAGGATGGGAACGGATTCAAACATCGGTCGGACTGTTCAGCTTTCCTGCGAACGGCGGTTTGGATGCCCCGAGCAGCCGGGCGCGCCGTTCACTCCTGCTCCTATGATAGTCCACTCATCGCACGGCCGCACGCGAATGCTTCTCGACAGCCTCTCTGGCCATCTCCCTGGCGCGGTAATCCGCCCGGATGATGGTTTCCAGCTCTTCAGCAGGCTCATTATCGGCGCGCGCCATCACATCCTCGATGATTTCCGGGATATCCAGAAAGGCGATGCGGCCGTCCAGGAACGCCTCCACCGCCACATCATCGGCCGCGCTCATCACCGCGGGGATGGTCCCACCGCGCCTGGCGGCTACCCGGGCCAGCCGCAGGCAGGGGAAGCGATCTTCATCCGGGGGGTGAAACTCAAGAGGCCCGCAGGTCAAAAGGTCCAGTTGCGGCAGAGCCGTGTCCACACGCTCCGGGTAGAGCAGGGCATACTGGATGGGCAGCCGCATGTCCGGCACTCCAAGCTGCGCTTTTACGCTGCCGTCCTTGAACCGCACCAGGGAATGCACGATGCTGCGGGGATGGATCACCACATCCACGTTCTGCGGATCCACCCCGAACAGCGCTTCCGCCTCCAGAATCTCCAGCCCCTTGTTCATCAAAGTGGCGGAGTCAATGGTCACCTTCTGCCCCATCTTCCAGGTGGGATGGGCCAGCGCCATGGCCGGAGTGATGGAGGCCATCTGCTCACGGCTGGCCCGCGCGAACGGCCCTCCCGACGCTGTCAGGATGATGCGCTCCACCGAGCCTTCAGGCTCGCCGGTCAGGCACTGGAAGATGGCGGAGTGTTCGCTGTCCACCGGGATGAGCTTCGCTCCGCCCTCTCTGACCGCCCGCCGGACCGGTTCCTTCGCCGCGACTAGCACCTCCTTGCTCGCGATAGCGATCTGTTTGCCTGCCTCGGCTGCGGCGATGGTGGGCCGCAGACCGGCAAAGCCCTGCACCCCGACGACAACCGTCTCCACCTCCGGATCCGAGGCGATCCGGCACATCCCCTCCTGACCGCACAGCACCTCCACTCCAGCGCAGGCGGGATGTTCACGCAGAGCGGCGGCTCCTTCAGAATCCGAGGCAACCACGAAATGCGGGCGGAATCGCCGCACCTGCTGCGCCAGCAGCTCGATGTTCCTGCCGCCGGCGAGCGAACGGACCCTGACCCGGCCCTGGAGGCGTTCCACAACATCCAGCACCTGGGTCCCGATGGAGCCCGTGCTGCCCAGCACGCTGATGCTTCTGACTGTCTGTTCCGAGCGCATGGTCAGAGTCTCCGGGGCAATGTCCGGGGCTTCGAATGCATCCCCGGCTCTTCCGTGAAGGTCAAACCGCGGCGGGGATGCCGCCAAATTTGCGAACGCGGGACTGATAGTCGGCGATGGCGCGGAGCAGGTCGTCCTCCGAGAAATCCGGCCAGAGAACCTGCGTGACGTGGATTTCGGCGTAGGCTATCTGCCACAGCAGGAAATTGGAGATCCGCATCTCACCCGCGGTGCGGATCAGCAGGTCGGGCTCGGGGAGATCCGGCTGATAAAGGCAGGCGGCCAGCGTATCTTCCCCGATTTGATCGGGATCCAGCTTTCCGGCGCGGGCTTGCTCCGCCAGGGCGCGCGCCGCGTCCACCAGTTCCGCCCGTC
The sequence above is drawn from the Armatimonadota bacterium genome and encodes:
- the dxr gene encoding 1-deoxy-D-xylulose 5-phosphate reductoisomerase, which encodes MRSEQTVRSISVLGSTGSIGTQVLDVVERLQGRVRVRSLAGGRNIELLAQQVRRFRPHFVVASDSEGAAALREHPACAGVEVLCGQEGMCRIASDPEVETVVVGVQGFAGLRPTIAAAEAGKQIAIASKEVLVAAKEPVRRAVREGGAKLIPVDSEHSAIFQCLTGEPEGSVERIILTASGGPFARASREQMASITPAMALAHPTWKMGQKVTIDSATLMNKGLEILEAEALFGVDPQNVDVVIHPRSIVHSLVRFKDGSVKAQLGVPDMRLPIQYALLYPERVDTALPQLDLLTCGPLEFHPPDEDRFPCLRLARVAARRGGTIPAVMSAADDVAVEAFLDGRIAFLDIPEIIEDVMARADNEPAEELETIIRADYRAREMAREAVEKHSRAAVR
- the ispG gene encoding 4-hydroxy-3-methylbut-2-en-1-yl diphosphate synthase (flavodoxin) — encoded protein: MGGVGIGGDAPVALQSMCTTKTHDIDATVRQINELAEAGADIVRIAVPHHRDAEAIPEIRRQSPVPLVADIHFSHILALKAIEAGIDKLRLNPGNIRDPQKIREVVRAAKERMIPIRVGANSGSLDTERYGPPTPQALVQSALDEVRILEEEGFHDIVISLKSFEVPTTIAAYRMMAELTDYPLHLGITEAGLPFEGTIRSCVGIGALLAMGIGDTIRVSLTADPVEEIRVGKQLLECLDLREGGITIVACPSCGRCDIDLHGTAEAVKERLQHIKTSRPLRVAVMGCVVNGPGEARMADVGLAGGGGVGLIFARGEQLGKVPESEMVDELVRHVERIAAAGDGEEPRKE
- a CDS encoding zinc metalloprotease; this encodes MFESVPILGSALSTILPVLGVIAAIVALVVAHELGHFLAAKAAGMRVEEFAVGFGPGKWTVLRRGGTEYNIRPIPAGGFVRIAGMDPGEESPPDGFNAQSVWKRMGVIFAGPLASFLFGYLIFCSIGMTAGLPVGKPTVVSVQPGSPAEKVGLKPGDRFVEIAGKRIETGEEMMREIRSRPGQTFKVVVERDGRLVTLYPTSRSDREGSRVVGRLGFTPGAEIQRLGVWDSIRKGTEISFGMVRQLLGVISSLGRLKQEAGGPLAIINATHDAAKRGAADLIILTAMLSLNFAVLNLLPIPVLDGGHLLLLSVEAVRRRRLSARAQQTALVVGLATLAVIIVLVLAKDITTLYFSKP